In a genomic window of Actinomycetota bacterium:
- a CDS encoding DUF4070 domain-containing protein → MNKKILMVYPQYDETFWSFKKVLNIINKKSAFPPLGLLTVSAMLPPEWEKKILDLNFQQLTDQDILWADYVFVSAMIVQKKSSDQVIQMVQQLGKPVVAGGPLFTTGWEHYTHVDHLFIGESEETLGQFVNDVEKGTLKPRYECQSFPDITTSPIPDWTQIDITKYNSLCIQFSRGCPFNCEFCDIVKLNGRVPRTKTSQQVLDELETIYNLGYRGGIFFVDDNFIGNKGKLKKEHLPAMINWQKKKNFPFSFNTQVSINLADDQELMKLMAEAGFTAVFVGIETPDPAGLEECSKYQNQNRDLIDSVKTLQKEGFEVQGGFIVGFDSDTPSIFQSQIDFIQKSGIVTAMVGVLTALPKTRLYQRLQETKRLLGDTAANNTNAISLNFIPKMGKQALLDGYKKIVDNIYAPKQYYERIKTFIINYKPPKRGLQKLRLYHIKAFFASIWLLGVKDAGRRHFWNLMAWSLFKHPNKLAYAIGFSLTGIHFRSVFA, encoded by the coding sequence ATGAATAAAAAAATACTTATGGTTTATCCGCAATATGACGAAACTTTCTGGAGTTTTAAGAAGGTTTTAAATATTATAAATAAAAAATCTGCCTTTCCCCCCCTGGGACTGCTTACCGTATCTGCTATGCTGCCCCCGGAATGGGAAAAGAAGATACTGGACCTTAATTTTCAACAGCTTACCGACCAGGACATACTATGGGCTGATTATGTATTTGTAAGTGCCATGATAGTTCAGAAGAAATCTTCAGACCAGGTAATACAAATGGTTCAGCAGCTGGGTAAACCAGTGGTAGCAGGAGGACCCCTGTTTACCACCGGATGGGAACATTACACTCATGTGGATCACCTGTTTATAGGAGAATCTGAAGAGACCCTGGGCCAATTTGTAAATGATGTTGAAAAAGGTACATTAAAACCCAGGTATGAATGTCAGTCTTTTCCAGATATTACCACCTCTCCCATACCTGACTGGACCCAGATAGATATAACCAAATACAATTCCCTGTGCATACAGTTTTCCCGGGGATGTCCCTTCAACTGTGAATTCTGCGACATAGTCAAGTTAAACGGCAGGGTTCCCCGAACCAAGACCAGCCAGCAGGTATTAGACGAGCTGGAAACCATATACAATCTGGGATACAGGGGCGGGATATTTTTTGTGGATGATAACTTTATCGGAAATAAGGGAAAACTGAAAAAGGAACATCTGCCAGCCATGATAAACTGGCAGAAGAAAAAAAATTTCCCCTTCTCCTTCAACACCCAGGTTTCCATCAACCTGGCCGATGACCAGGAACTGATGAAGCTTATGGCTGAAGCTGGTTTTACTGCCGTATTTGTAGGCATTGAAACCCCGGATCCGGCCGGCCTGGAAGAATGCAGTAAATACCAAAACCAGAACCGGGATCTTATTGATTCAGTAAAAACGCTTCAGAAAGAAGGTTTTGAGGTACAAGGGGGATTTATAGTAGGATTTGACAGTGACACCCCCAGCATATTCCAGTCACAAATTGATTTTATACAAAAAAGCGGAATAGTAACCGCCATGGTAGGAGTGTTGACTGCCCTGCCTAAAACCAGGCTGTACCAGAGGCTTCAAGAAACCAAAAGGCTTTTAGGTGATACTGCTGCCAATAATACCAATGCCATATCCTTAAACTTTATACCCAAGATGGGCAAGCAAGCCCTTCTGGATGGTTATAAAAAGATAGTGGACAATATATATGCCCCTAAACAGTATTATGAAAGGATAAAGACCTTTATAATTAATTACAAGCCTCCTAAAAGAGGCCTGCAAAAGCTTCGACTCTACCATATTAAAGCCTTTTTTGCCTCAATATGGCTGCTGGGAGTAAAAGATGCAGGAAGAAGGCACTTCTGGAACCTAATGGCGTGGAGCTTATTTAAACATCCTAATAAATTGGCTTATGCTATTGGATTTTCCCTTACCGGCATACACTTCAGGTCAGTTTTTGCCTGA
- a CDS encoding DsrE family protein: MAEPSQKLVIIWSSADREVAKEMVFMYGYNSKKNGWWEDITLIVWGPATDLLSQDYELQEYIFKIKEAGIKLEACKTCADDYGVASRLNSLGIEVKYMGEPLTQYLKEGRKILTF; encoded by the coding sequence ATGGCAGAACCAAGCCAGAAACTGGTGATTATATGGTCCAGCGCAGACCGTGAAGTAGCCAAGGAAATGGTGTTTATGTATGGCTATAATTCTAAGAAAAACGGGTGGTGGGAGGATATCACCCTTATTGTATGGGGCCCTGCTACCGATTTATTGAGCCAGGACTATGAGCTGCAGGAGTACATATTTAAGATTAAGGAAGCTGGAATTAAGCTGGAAGCCTGCAAAACCTGTGCGGATGACTATGGGGTAGCATCCAGGCTTAATTCGCTGGGTATTGAGGTTAAATACATGGGGGAGCCCTTAACCCAGTATCTTAAGGAAGGCAGAAAGATACTAACTTTTTAG
- a CDS encoding FAD-dependent oxidoreductase: MEQKEIVVVGGSAAGLTAAITARRFYPHKSILMIRKEEKVLIPCGIPYIYGTVGTPDKNLIPDAALEKNNIELLLDEVKDIDKGQKTIHLASGDQVGYEKLILATGSEPVVPPIAGVDKENVFAVWKDVSYLNNLLDKVNQARNIVIIGGGFIGMEFADECRKNREVNITVVEMLPHCLMLVFEQELCRKAEEIVRSSGVKVLTGEKVEAITGQDRAEGVKLASGQVIDADMVLIGIGAKANVGLAQKAGIKISAAGTIEVDRYMQTKTSDIFAAGDCCQKLSFFTQKPSNLMLASVATYEARIAGANLYKKHRVNQGVIGAFSTVIGDTAFARAGLSVKEAEENGYEVVVGSAEGPNRHPGCMPGGSNLQVNLVFEKGTRKIIGGQVNGAKSGGELINLVSACISTGMIADDISTFQMGTHPALTASPVAYQMSNAAEMAVKQLNL, encoded by the coding sequence ATGGAGCAAAAAGAAATAGTTGTAGTGGGGGGAAGTGCTGCCGGGCTTACCGCAGCCATTACTGCCCGGAGGTTTTATCCCCATAAAAGCATACTGATGATAAGGAAGGAGGAAAAAGTCCTTATACCTTGCGGAATACCCTATATCTACGGCACGGTAGGCACCCCGGATAAAAATCTTATACCGGATGCAGCTTTAGAGAAAAATAATATTGAACTGCTGCTGGATGAGGTTAAGGATATAGATAAGGGCCAAAAAACTATACATTTGGCCTCCGGGGACCAGGTAGGTTATGAAAAACTTATTTTAGCTACCGGGTCTGAACCTGTAGTACCCCCTATTGCTGGAGTAGACAAGGAAAATGTGTTTGCTGTCTGGAAGGATGTCTCTTATTTGAATAATTTGCTGGATAAGGTAAACCAAGCCCGTAATATTGTGATTATTGGCGGAGGTTTTATTGGTATGGAATTTGCTGATGAATGCAGAAAAAATAGGGAGGTAAACATAACGGTGGTAGAAATGCTTCCCCATTGCCTGATGCTGGTATTTGAGCAGGAACTGTGCCGGAAGGCAGAAGAGATAGTCAGGTCTAGCGGAGTAAAGGTTTTAACTGGAGAAAAGGTAGAGGCTATTACGGGACAGGATAGGGCTGAAGGTGTAAAGTTAGCCAGCGGCCAGGTAATTGATGCTGATATGGTTTTAATAGGCATAGGGGCTAAAGCTAACGTAGGGCTGGCCCAAAAAGCGGGTATTAAAATAAGTGCTGCTGGAACTATTGAAGTAGACAGGTATATGCAGACCAAGACCAGTGATATATTTGCCGCGGGAGACTGCTGCCAGAAATTGTCTTTCTTTACCCAGAAGCCTTCCAATTTGATGCTGGCTTCAGTGGCTACCTATGAAGCCAGGATAGCAGGGGCAAACCTATATAAAAAGCATAGGGTAAACCAGGGAGTTATCGGAGCATTTTCCACGGTAATAGGGGATACTGCTTTTGCCAGGGCTGGTTTATCAGTTAAGGAAGCGGAAGAAAATGGCTATGAAGTAGTGGTTGGATCTGCCGAGGGGCCTAACCGGCATCCAGGCTGTATGCCCGGGGGCAGCAACCTTCAGGTTAACCTGGTATTTGAAAAAGGAACACGGAAAATAATTGGAGGCCAGGTAAATGGGGCCAAATCAGGGGGAGAGCTGATTAATTTGGTTAGTGCTTGTATCTCTACTGGTATGATTGCCGATGATATCAGTACTTTCCAGATGGGTACACATCCTGCTCTTACTGCTTCCCCGGTAGCTTACCAGATGAGTAATGCTGCTGAAATGGCTGTAAAACAGCTTAATTTATAA
- the mscL gene encoding large conductance mechanosensitive channel protein MscL: MLKELKEFILRGSVMDLAVGIVIGAAFTAIVNSLVNDILMPFIGWLLGGRDFSNLFAVLRQGSSPGPYGTLAEAAEAGAITINYGLFINSIIIFIIVAVTLFFIIKGINSLRRKEEKEPSQETSKKCPYCQSVINIEAVRCPNCTSDLS, from the coding sequence ATGCTAAAGGAATTAAAGGAATTTATATTGAGGGGAAGCGTGATGGACCTGGCAGTGGGTATAGTAATCGGGGCTGCTTTTACTGCCATTGTCAATTCCCTGGTAAATGATATATTGATGCCTTTTATAGGCTGGCTGCTGGGTGGAAGGGATTTTAGCAACTTGTTTGCAGTGCTGAGACAGGGAAGTAGCCCTGGACCTTATGGTACGCTGGCTGAGGCTGCAGAAGCAGGTGCAATAACTATCAATTATGGTTTGTTTATAAACAGCATCATCATATTCATAATTGTAGCCGTAACCTTGTTTTTTATCATAAAGGGTATAAACAGCTTAAGGCGAAAGGAAGAAAAAGAACCCAGCCAGGAAACCAGCAAGAAATGCCCTTATTGCCAGAGCGTTATAAATATTGAAGCGGTTAGATGTCCTAACTGTACTTCAGACCTGTCATAA
- the heR gene encoding heliorhodopsin HeR, whose product MQNPASKITFRYLRGFNGAMAALHFIQAVLMLVMGLTITNIKDFKLPFTVSFLTYDTNMGRLVSDTNNIGNIPIGAMVSIFLFMSAIAHFLVVLPKINISYNRNLERGINYFRWFEYALSSSVMIVIIAMLFGVYDVGSIILIIGLNATMNLCGLMMEIHNQTTAKTNWTGFIVGSFAGVFPWIIILMYFLGGGNYSQIPWFVYAIFGSYFVFFNLFPINMVLQYKKVGKWKDYLYGERGYIILSLVAKTLLAWLVFAGTMQPQ is encoded by the coding sequence ATGCAGAATCCAGCTTCCAAAATCACCTTTAGGTATCTCCGCGGTTTTAACGGGGCCATGGCTGCCCTGCATTTTATTCAGGCAGTATTGATGCTGGTAATGGGGCTAACTATTACCAATATCAAGGATTTCAAGCTTCCCTTTACTGTATCCTTTCTTACTTATGACACCAATATGGGCAGGCTGGTTTCCGATACCAATAACATAGGTAATATTCCCATAGGGGCTATGGTTTCCATCTTTTTATTTATGTCGGCTATTGCTCATTTTCTGGTGGTGCTTCCCAAGATCAACATTTCCTATAACCGTAACCTGGAGAGGGGAATAAATTATTTCAGATGGTTTGAGTATGCTTTAAGTTCTTCAGTTATGATTGTAATTATTGCTATGCTGTTCGGGGTGTATGATGTGGGAAGCATTATATTAATCATTGGGCTTAATGCCACTATGAACTTGTGCGGCCTAATGATGGAGATACATAATCAAACTACGGCCAAAACCAATTGGACCGGCTTTATAGTGGGCAGCTTTGCTGGAGTTTTCCCCTGGATTATAATCCTGATGTACTTTTTAGGAGGTGGCAATTACAGCCAGATACCATGGTTTGTATATGCCATATTTGGCTCCTATTTTGTATTCTTTAACCTGTTTCCCATTAATATGGTGCTGCAGTACAAGAAGGTAGGAAAGTGGAAGGACTATCTTTACGGGGAACGGGGCTATATCATATTGAGCCTGGTGGCTAAAACCCTACTGGCCTGGCTGGTTTTTGCCGGAACCATGCAGCCGCAATAA
- a CDS encoding ATP-binding cassette domain-containing protein — protein MSENIIEVEGLSKSFGKIKAVDNISFEVKKGEIFGFLGPNGAGKTTTINIICTLLNKSQGKVTLCGLDVDKHRNKIRGCIGLVFQDPSLDDRLTATENLYFHALLYNVARKEIRERMDQVLEMVNLSSRRNDLVRTFSGGMRRRLEIARGLMHYPKVLFLDEPTLGLDPQTRNRIWDYIIDLKKKTDITIFLTTHYMDETEICDRIAIIDYGKIIALDTPEHLKNSIGGDIISVSSAHNERLAEFIKTELGQDIEFGAEGQIKFEVKESSSFVPDFIKSSPVEILSISARKPTLNDVFLHLTGREIREETLSSKDEFRLRARNRMRHR, from the coding sequence ATGTCTGAAAATATTATTGAAGTAGAAGGTTTATCTAAAAGCTTTGGGAAGATAAAAGCGGTAGACAATATTTCCTTTGAGGTTAAAAAAGGGGAAATATTTGGTTTTTTGGGTCCCAATGGAGCGGGCAAAACTACTACCATAAACATCATCTGTACCCTGCTTAATAAAAGCCAGGGCAAGGTTACTCTTTGCGGCCTGGATGTAGATAAACACCGCAATAAGATAAGGGGCTGCATAGGGCTGGTTTTTCAGGATCCCAGCCTGGATGACCGGTTAACTGCTACCGAAAACCTTTATTTTCATGCCCTGCTCTATAATGTAGCCCGGAAGGAGATCAGGGAAAGGATGGACCAGGTGTTGGAGATGGTTAATTTAAGCAGCCGCAGAAATGATCTGGTAAGGACTTTTTCCGGGGGTATGAGAAGAAGGCTGGAGATAGCACGGGGCTTGATGCATTACCCTAAAGTCCTGTTTTTAGATGAGCCTACTTTGGGTTTGGACCCCCAGACCAGAAACCGGATATGGGACTACATTATTGATTTAAAAAAGAAAACGGATATAACTATTTTCCTAACCACCCATTATATGGATGAGACTGAGATATGTGACCGCATAGCCATTATAGATTATGGGAAAATTATTGCCTTAGATACCCCTGAACATTTAAAAAACAGCATAGGAGGGGATATTATAAGTGTAAGCTCTGCCCATAATGAAAGGCTGGCTGAATTTATAAAAACAGAACTGGGCCAGGATATTGAGTTTGGAGCTGAAGGCCAGATAAAGTTTGAAGTAAAGGAAAGCTCCAGTTTTGTACCTGATTTTATAAAAAGCAGCCCGGTAGAAATCCTATCTATCAGCGCCCGCAAACCTACCTTAAATGATGTTTTTTTGCATTTGACCGGGAGGGAGATAAGGGAAGAGACCTTAAGCAGCAAAGATGAATTTAGGTTAAGGGCCAGAAACAGGATGAGACATCGGTAA
- a CDS encoding ABC transporter permease: MKKELAGIYTIWLRDIKRYYRDKPRIIGSFAQPILFLVVLGSGLASSFAFFGSSRGGDYLDFMFPGIVGMTVLFTSFFGTMSIVWDREFGFLKEMLVSPVSRVSIVIGKILGSSTIALIQGAIILLFSPLLSRSLTVLSVVKSFGLMFLVAVAISSMGILLASVVKTMQGFQVITNFLLMPMFFLSGAIFPLIEAPQWMIFLSRINPLTYGIDAIRYVMLQDISMQVFPLWINIVVLLSLTAAASVSGAFLFNRQQ, from the coding sequence ATGAAAAAAGAGCTGGCAGGAATTTACACTATTTGGCTAAGGGATATTAAAAGATACTACCGGGATAAACCCCGTATTATTGGATCTTTTGCCCAGCCCATACTGTTTTTGGTGGTCCTGGGAAGTGGTTTGGCCAGCTCCTTTGCTTTCTTTGGCAGCAGCCGGGGCGGGGACTACCTTGATTTTATGTTTCCCGGAATAGTCGGAATGACGGTGCTGTTTACTTCTTTTTTTGGGACCATGTCCATAGTATGGGACCGGGAATTTGGGTTTTTGAAGGAAATGCTGGTATCGCCGGTGTCCCGGGTATCTATTGTAATCGGCAAAATCCTAGGCAGCTCCACCATCGCCTTAATACAGGGGGCTATCATATTGTTGTTTTCCCCCTTGCTTAGCCGCAGCCTTACTGTATTGTCGGTAGTCAAGTCCTTTGGCCTTATGTTTCTGGTCGCAGTCGCCATTTCTTCCATGGGCATACTTTTGGCTTCTGTAGTGAAAACCATGCAGGGTTTCCAGGTCATTACCAACTTTTTATTGATGCCCATGTTCTTTTTATCCGGAGCCATATTCCCCCTAATTGAAGCTCCCCAGTGGATGATTTTTTTATCCAGGATAAATCCCTTAACTTATGGCATTGATGCCATAAGGTATGTGATGCTCCAGGATATATCCATGCAGGTATTTCCATTATGGATAAATATTGTAGTGCTTCTTTCCCTTACTGCTGCCGCCAGTGTATCCGGTGCTTTTCTGTTTAACCGCCAGCAGTAG